In the Pseudomonas sp. ADAK2 genome, one interval contains:
- a CDS encoding FadR/GntR family transcriptional regulator, whose amino-acid sequence MDYRKPSDRKSMHSRIVQELGMQIVSGRFKPDDKLPAEALLCEEYAVSRPVLREATRVLVAKGLVYSRPRVGTVVKARKEWHMLDPDVLHWLMQSSPQNEFFGLLTSVRSIIEPAAAALAAQYATDADIASIGEAYQRMEAAPTPEALLQPDLDFHSRIADATHNDLLANLCNMLSVAIAEALKHSNQRPNLHELALPRHKAILTAIENRDALGARHATLVQLDDARSALNVVLGTDHS is encoded by the coding sequence ATGGATTACCGCAAACCTTCCGACCGCAAAAGCATGCATTCGCGCATCGTCCAGGAACTGGGCATGCAGATCGTCTCCGGACGCTTCAAGCCCGACGACAAACTGCCCGCCGAAGCGCTGTTGTGCGAGGAGTACGCGGTCAGCCGCCCGGTATTGCGCGAAGCCACGCGGGTACTGGTCGCCAAGGGCCTGGTGTATTCGCGGCCGCGGGTCGGCACGGTGGTCAAGGCGCGCAAGGAATGGCACATGCTCGACCCGGACGTGCTGCACTGGTTAATGCAAAGCAGCCCGCAGAATGAATTTTTCGGCCTGTTGACCAGCGTGCGCAGCATCATCGAACCGGCCGCTGCCGCCCTCGCCGCGCAGTACGCCACCGACGCCGACATCGCCTCCATCGGCGAAGCCTACCAACGGATGGAAGCCGCGCCGACCCCGGAAGCGCTGCTGCAACCGGACCTGGACTTCCACAGCCGCATCGCCGACGCCACCCACAACGACCTGCTGGCCAACCTGTGCAACATGCTGTCGGTGGCGATTGCCGAGGCGTTGAAGCATTCCAACCAGCGGCCGAACCTGCATGAACTGGCACTGCCACGCCATAAGGCGATTCTGACCGCCATCGAGAATCGCGATGCGCTGGGCGCGCGGCATGCGACGCTGGTGCAACTCGATGACGCGCGCAGTGCGCTGAATGTGGTACTGGGTACAGATCATTCGTAA
- a CDS encoding IlvD/Edd family dehydratase — MSDKKPTLRSAQWFGTADKNGFMYRSWMKNQGIADHQFHGKPIIGICNTWSELTPCNAHFRQIAEHVKRGVIEAGGWPVEFPVFSNGESNLRPTAMFTRNLTSMDVEEAIRGNPIDGVVLLTGCDKTTPALLMGAASCDVPAIVVTGGPMLNGKHKGQDIGSGTVVWQLSEQVKAGTITLDDFLAAEGGMSRSAGTCNTMGTASTMACMAEALGTSLPHNAAIPAVDARRYVLAHMSGMRAVEMVREDLRLSKILTKEAFENAIRVNAAIGGSTNAVIHLKAIAGRIGVDLELDDWTRIGRGMPTIVDLQPSGRFLMEEFYYAGGLPAVLRRLGEANLIPHPNALTVNGKTLGENTKDAPIYGQDEVIRTLDNPIRADGGICVLRGNLAPLGAVLKPSAATAELMQHRGRAVVFENFDMYKARINDPELDVDANSILVMKNCGPKGYPGMAEVGNMGLPAKLLAQGVTDMVRISDARMSGTAYGTVVLHVAPEAAAGGPLAVVQEGDFIELDCASGRLHLDIPDAELAARMADLRPPENLIVGGYRQLYIDHVLQADQGCDFDFLVGCRGSEVPRHSH, encoded by the coding sequence ATGTCTGATAAGAAACCCACCCTGCGCTCCGCCCAATGGTTTGGCACCGCCGATAAAAACGGCTTCATGTACCGCAGCTGGATGAAGAATCAGGGCATCGCCGACCATCAATTCCACGGCAAGCCGATCATCGGTATCTGCAACACCTGGTCGGAACTGACCCCGTGCAACGCGCACTTCCGGCAGATTGCCGAGCACGTCAAACGCGGGGTGATCGAGGCAGGTGGCTGGCCGGTCGAGTTCCCGGTGTTCTCCAACGGCGAATCGAACCTGCGCCCCACCGCCATGTTCACCCGCAATCTGACGAGCATGGACGTTGAAGAAGCGATTCGTGGCAACCCGATTGATGGCGTCGTCCTGTTGACCGGTTGCGACAAAACCACCCCGGCACTGTTGATGGGCGCGGCCAGTTGCGACGTGCCAGCCATCGTCGTCACCGGCGGGCCAATGCTCAACGGCAAGCACAAGGGCCAGGACATTGGCTCGGGCACGGTGGTTTGGCAGCTCAGCGAACAGGTGAAAGCCGGCACCATCACCCTCGACGATTTCCTCGCGGCCGAGGGCGGCATGTCCCGCTCGGCCGGCACTTGCAACACCATGGGCACCGCCTCGACCATGGCTTGCATGGCAGAAGCACTGGGCACTTCCCTGCCCCACAACGCGGCCATTCCGGCAGTGGATGCGCGGCGTTATGTGTTGGCGCACATGTCCGGCATGCGTGCGGTGGAAATGGTGCGCGAAGATCTGCGGCTGTCGAAAATCCTCACGAAAGAAGCCTTTGAAAACGCGATTCGGGTGAACGCGGCCATCGGTGGCTCGACCAACGCGGTGATCCACTTGAAAGCCATCGCCGGGCGCATCGGCGTTGACCTGGAGCTCGACGATTGGACCCGCATCGGTCGCGGCATGCCGACCATCGTCGATCTGCAGCCGTCCGGGCGTTTCCTGATGGAAGAGTTCTACTACGCCGGGGGGTTGCCCGCCGTGTTGCGTCGCCTTGGCGAAGCCAACCTGATTCCGCACCCGAACGCCTTGACCGTCAACGGCAAGACCCTCGGCGAGAACACCAAGGACGCGCCAATCTACGGCCAGGACGAAGTGATCCGCACGCTCGACAACCCGATCCGCGCCGACGGCGGCATCTGCGTACTGCGCGGCAACCTGGCGCCACTGGGCGCGGTGCTCAAGCCTTCCGCCGCCACTGCCGAGTTGATGCAGCATCGCGGGCGGGCCGTGGTGTTCGAGAACTTCGACATGTACAAGGCACGGATCAACGACCCGGAACTTGACGTGGATGCCAACTCGATTCTGGTGATGAAAAACTGCGGGCCGAAGGGTTATCCGGGCATGGCCGAAGTCGGCAACATGGGCTTGCCGGCCAAGCTGCTGGCGCAAGGCGTGACCGACATGGTGCGGATTTCCGATGCGCGCATGAGCGGCACGGCTTACGGCACGGTGGTTTTGCACGTGGCGCCGGAAGCGGCGGCTGGCGGACCGTTGGCGGTGGTGCAGGAAGGTGACTTTATTGAGCTGGATTGCGCCAGCGGGCGGTTGCACCTGGACATCCCGGATGCCGAACTGGCGGCGCGGATGGCGGATCTGCGGCCGCCGGAGAATTTGATCGTCGGCGGCTATCGTCAGCTCTACATTGATCATGTGCTGCAAGCAGACCAGGGCTGTGATTTCGACTTCCTGGTCGGTTGCCGTGGCTCCGAAGTTCCGCGCCATTCCCACTAA
- a CDS encoding MFS transporter: MSQELRLIRRITLKLIPFLILLYLIAYVDRSAVGFAKLHMGADIGIGDAAYGLGAGLFFIGYFLLEIPSNLMLERFGARRWFARIMITWGAITIGMAFVQGPHSFYVMRFLLGAAEAGFFPGVLYYITQWFPVRHRGKILGLFILSQPIAMMITGPVSGGLLGMDGTLGLHGWQWLFIVIGTPAILLTWPVLRWLPDGPQQVKWMDQAEKDWLTGELKKDLAEYGQTRHGNPLHALKDKRVLLLALFYLPVTLSIYGLGLWLPTLIKQFGGTDLVTGFVSSVPYIFGIIGLLIVPRSSDRLNDRYGHLAVLYVLGAIGLFLSAWLTLPVAQLAALCLVAFALFSCTAVFWTLPGRFFAGASAAAGIALINSVGNLGGYIGPFVIGALKEYTGNLASGLYFLSGVMVFGLLLTGVVYRLLERKHVLPADQFAASARGATRT; this comes from the coding sequence ATGAGCCAGGAACTGCGGCTTATTCGTCGCATCACGCTGAAACTGATTCCCTTCCTGATCCTGCTGTACCTGATCGCCTATGTGGATCGCTCCGCCGTCGGCTTCGCCAAGCTGCACATGGGCGCCGACATCGGCATCGGCGATGCGGCCTACGGCCTCGGCGCCGGGCTGTTCTTCATTGGCTACTTCCTGCTGGAAATCCCCAGCAACCTGATGCTCGAACGCTTCGGCGCGCGGCGCTGGTTCGCACGGATCATGATCACCTGGGGCGCGATCACCATTGGCATGGCGTTCGTGCAAGGCCCGCACAGCTTCTATGTAATGCGCTTTCTGCTCGGTGCCGCCGAAGCCGGGTTCTTCCCGGGCGTTCTGTACTACATCACCCAATGGTTTCCGGTGCGCCATCGCGGCAAGATTCTCGGGCTGTTCATCCTCTCCCAACCCATCGCGATGATGATCACCGGTCCGGTGTCCGGCGGTTTGCTCGGCATGGACGGCACCCTCGGCCTGCACGGTTGGCAATGGCTGTTCATCGTGATTGGCACCCCGGCGATCCTGCTGACCTGGCCGGTCCTGCGTTGGTTGCCGGATGGTCCGCAACAAGTGAAATGGATGGACCAGGCCGAGAAGGACTGGCTGACCGGCGAGCTGAAAAAAGACCTCGCCGAATATGGCCAGACCCGCCATGGCAACCCGTTGCATGCGCTGAAAGACAAACGGGTGCTGCTGCTGGCGCTGTTTTATCTGCCGGTGACGTTGAGCATTTACGGCCTGGGCCTGTGGTTGCCGACGCTGATCAAACAGTTCGGCGGCACGGACCTGGTGACCGGTTTCGTGTCCTCGGTGCCCTACATCTTCGGCATCATCGGCTTGCTGATCGTGCCGCGCAGTTCCGACCGCTTGAATGATCGTTACGGCCATTTGGCGGTGCTCTATGTGCTGGGCGCCATTGGCCTGTTTCTCAGTGCCTGGCTGACCTTGCCGGTGGCGCAACTGGCGGCGTTGTGCCTGGTGGCATTCGCGCTGTTTTCCTGCACGGCGGTGTTCTGGACCTTGCCGGGGCGGTTCTTCGCGGGTGCCAGTGCGGCGGCGGGGATTGCCCTGATCAACTCGGTGGGCAACCTCGGCGGCTACATCGGGCCGTTCGTGATTGGTGCGCTGAAGGAATACACCGGCAATTTGGCCTCGGGGCTGTACTTCTTGTCCGGGGTGATGGTGTTCGGGTTGCTGCTGACGGGGGTGGTTTATCGCTTGCTGGAGCGCAAACACGTGTTGCCTGCCGATCAGTTTGCCGCCAGCGCCCGTGGCGCAACGCGCACCTGA
- the araD1 gene encoding AraD1 family protein, which yields MRLVQFELLNGERRVGVVENGLVREIQEARTVRDLALAAIEAGIGLQQQVEALGLGISHDYAELLTHLRILPPLDHPDPAHMLVSGTGLTHLGSASARDKMHQQVGDEAAMTDTMRIFKWGVEGGKPAVGQAGVQPEWFYKGDGSIVVRPGQPFPLPPFAEDAGEEPELSGLYVIGHDGKPYRLGYAVGNEFSDHVMERKNYLYLAHSKLRSCSYGPELRVGELPQHLAGTSRILRDGEVLWQNEFLSGEANMCHSLANLEYHHFKYSQFLRPGDVHIHFFGTATLSFADGIRTQPGDVFEISQAEFGAPLINGIAPAESAFEPGTVGTL from the coding sequence ATGCGTTTAGTTCAGTTCGAATTGCTCAATGGCGAGCGCCGCGTCGGCGTGGTCGAGAACGGTCTGGTTCGTGAAATCCAGGAAGCGCGTACGGTGCGTGACCTGGCGCTGGCGGCAATCGAGGCGGGGATCGGCTTGCAACAGCAAGTCGAGGCCCTCGGCCTGGGCATTAGCCACGACTACGCGGAACTGCTGACTCACCTGCGCATCCTGCCACCCCTGGATCACCCGGACCCGGCGCACATGCTGGTCAGCGGCACCGGCCTGACTCACCTGGGCAGCGCCTCGGCCCGGGACAAAATGCACCAGCAGGTTGGCGACGAAGCGGCGATGACCGACACCATGCGCATCTTCAAGTGGGGCGTGGAGGGTGGTAAACCCGCCGTCGGTCAGGCCGGCGTGCAGCCGGAATGGTTCTATAAGGGCGACGGCAGCATTGTCGTGCGACCGGGCCAGCCGTTCCCGCTGCCACCGTTTGCCGAAGACGCCGGGGAAGAGCCAGAGCTCAGCGGCCTCTACGTTATTGGCCACGACGGCAAGCCCTATCGCCTCGGTTATGCGGTGGGCAACGAGTTCTCCGACCACGTGATGGAACGCAAGAATTACCTGTACCTCGCGCACTCGAAATTGCGCAGTTGCAGTTATGGCCCGGAACTTCGCGTCGGTGAGCTACCCCAACACTTGGCAGGCACCAGTCGCATCCTGCGTGACGGCGAAGTGTTGTGGCAGAACGAGTTCCTCAGCGGCGAGGCCAATATGTGCCACAGCCTGGCGAACCTCGAATACCACCATTTCAAGTACAGCCAGTTCCTGCGCCCGGGGGACGTGCACATTCACTTCTTCGGCACCGCGACCCTGTCCTTCGCCGATGGCATCCGCACCCAACCGGGTGACGTGTTTGAAATCAGCCAGGCCGAATTCGGCGCGCCATTGATCAATGGCATTGCACCCGCCGAATCGGCGTTCGAACCCGGCACTGTCGGCACCCTTTAA
- a CDS encoding aldehyde dehydrogenase (NADP(+)), protein MTQILGHNYIGGQRSAAGAVKLQSVDASTGENLPGDFYQATPEEVDAAAKAAASAYPAYRSLSAERRAQFLDTIADELDALGDDFVAVVCRETALPAGRIQGERGRTSGQMRLFAKVLRRGDFYGARIDLALPDRQPLPRPDLRQYRIGLGPVAVFGASNFPLAFSTAGGDTASALAAGCPVVFKAHSGHMATAEFVADAILRAAEKTDMPAGVFNMIFGGGVGEALVKHPAIQAVGFTGSLKGGRALCDMAAARPQPIPVFAEMSSINPVIVLPQALAVRSETVARDLTASVVQGCGQFCTNPGLVIGIRSPQFGAFVQQVAALIADQPAQTMLNAGTLGSYGKGLQKLLAHPGIEHLAGSAQQGNQAQPQLFKADVSLLIDGDEVLQEEVFGPTTVFVEVADQAQLSAALHGLHGQLTATIIGEAADFEQFGELTALLEQKVGRILLNGYPTGVEVCDSMVHGGPYPATSDARGTSVGTLAIDRFLRPVCFQNYPDSLLPEALKNGNPLRIQRLVDGKPSRDAL, encoded by the coding sequence ATGACCCAGATTCTTGGTCACAACTACATCGGCGGCCAGCGCAGCGCGGCCGGCGCGGTCAAACTGCAAAGCGTTGACGCCAGCACGGGCGAGAACTTGCCCGGCGATTTCTACCAGGCGACACCGGAAGAAGTCGACGCTGCGGCCAAGGCTGCTGCGTCCGCTTACCCGGCTTATCGCAGCCTCAGCGCCGAACGGCGCGCGCAATTTCTGGACACGATTGCCGATGAACTGGACGCGCTAGGTGATGACTTCGTTGCCGTGGTCTGCCGCGAAACCGCGTTGCCGGCCGGGCGCATTCAGGGCGAGCGCGGACGCACCAGCGGCCAGATGCGTTTGTTCGCCAAGGTCCTGCGTCGCGGCGATTTCTATGGCGCACGCATTGATCTGGCCTTACCCGACCGCCAACCGTTGCCACGTCCCGATCTGCGTCAATACCGCATCGGCCTGGGGCCGGTGGCCGTATTCGGCGCCAGCAACTTTCCGTTGGCATTCTCCACGGCGGGCGGCGATACCGCATCGGCATTGGCCGCCGGATGCCCGGTGGTGTTCAAGGCTCACAGCGGCCACATGGCGACGGCTGAGTTCGTCGCTGATGCAATCCTGCGCGCCGCAGAAAAAACCGACATGCCCGCCGGTGTGTTCAACATGATCTTTGGCGGCGGGGTCGGCGAAGCGCTGGTCAAGCACCCGGCGATCCAGGCCGTGGGCTTTACCGGCTCGCTTAAGGGCGGTCGCGCGCTGTGCGACATGGCCGCTGCACGGCCGCAGCCGATTCCGGTGTTCGCCGAGATGTCGAGCATCAACCCGGTGATCGTCCTGCCTCAGGCATTGGCGGTTCGTTCTGAAACGGTTGCCCGTGACCTGACGGCGTCGGTGGTGCAGGGCTGTGGTCAGTTCTGTACTAATCCGGGGTTGGTGATCGGTATTCGTTCGCCGCAATTCGGTGCGTTTGTGCAGCAGGTTGCCGCGTTGATCGCTGATCAGCCGGCGCAAACCATGCTCAATGCCGGGACGTTGGGCAGCTATGGCAAAGGTCTGCAAAAGCTGCTCGCCCATCCTGGGATCGAGCACTTGGCGGGCAGTGCGCAGCAAGGGAACCAGGCGCAGCCGCAACTGTTCAAGGCCGATGTCAGCCTGTTGATCGATGGCGATGAAGTGTTGCAGGAAGAAGTCTTCGGCCCGACCACGGTGTTCGTCGAAGTGGCGGATCAGGCACAGCTCAGCGCCGCTTTGCATGGCCTGCACGGGCAACTGACGGCGACGATCATTGGCGAAGCGGCGGACTTCGAGCAGTTCGGCGAGCTGACGGCGTTGTTGGAGCAGAAGGTTGGGCGAATCCTGCTCAATGGCTATCCGACTGGCGTGGAAGTCTGCGATTCGATGGTTCACGGCGGGCCGTATCCAGCAACGTCCGATGCGCGCGGCACCTCGGTGGGTACGCTGGCCATCGACCGCTTCCTGCGCCCGGTGTGCTTCCAGAACTATCCCGACAGCTTGCTGCCGGAAGCGTTGAAGAACGGCAACCCGCTGCGCATCCAGCGCCTGGTAGACGGCAAGCCATCCCGCGACGCCCTCTAA
- a CDS encoding DUF5629 family protein, producing MTAVTDTLLNALENCDMLEIDGLHAFDFSLDEDDNLHIECMDGRAAKRWAFSMAQIEAATFDPTLQSWLITGDSGEHRLVCMAAIGGHDDEEEEHEDA from the coding sequence ATGACTGCCGTAACCGACACCTTGCTCAACGCCCTCGAAAACTGCGACATGCTGGAAATCGACGGTTTGCACGCCTTCGATTTCTCCCTCGATGAAGACGATAACCTGCACATCGAATGCATGGATGGCCGTGCGGCCAAGCGCTGGGCGTTCAGCATGGCCCAGATTGAGGCGGCGACTTTCGATCCAACCCTGCAAAGCTGGCTGATCACCGGGGATTCCGGCGAGCACCGGCTGGTGTGCATGGCCGCCATTGGCGGGCATGACGACGAGGAAGAAGAGCATGAAGATGCGTAA
- a CDS encoding lactonase family protein gives MKMRNFWPLLMAGSVGAMGVQAATVDDYQLLVGSYTAGQSQGIYRLNFDSATGQIAAKPLQVVKSENPSWLTISKDQQHLFVVNENGPGQADPVGKVSSYAINPKTFELKLINQVQSLGNEPTHSSLSGDASHLFVSNYSVVEDPGGTLAVLPVGADGKLKPVVQLSSHPSSRVNPERQASAHVHSTISSPDGKYVFSNDLGADKIFVYRFNPKANPELPLTPATPASVSLPPGSGPRHLLFSADGKHAWLSMEMTAQVAVFDYQDGTLKQTQMVDLAAGQPTSDKAGAALHASKDGKFLYVSNRGTANQLLVFSIDPATAQLKEMQRRSVEGDHPREFSLDPSGKFLLIANQKSNEIVVVERDAKTGLLGKTVQKLPMDAPSDLKFLLRQ, from the coding sequence ATGAAGATGCGTAATTTCTGGCCACTGTTGATGGCGGGCAGCGTCGGCGCCATGGGCGTGCAGGCCGCTACCGTCGATGATTATCAGTTGCTGGTCGGCTCCTACACGGCGGGCCAGAGCCAGGGCATTTATCGCCTGAACTTCGACAGCGCCACCGGGCAGATTGCCGCCAAGCCGCTGCAAGTGGTGAAGAGTGAAAACCCATCCTGGCTGACGATTTCCAAGGATCAGCAGCACCTGTTCGTGGTCAACGAAAACGGCCCAGGCCAGGCCGACCCGGTCGGCAAGGTCAGCAGTTACGCGATCAACCCCAAGACCTTTGAGCTGAAGCTGATCAATCAGGTGCAGAGCCTGGGCAACGAGCCGACGCATTCGAGCCTCAGCGGCGATGCCAGTCACTTGTTCGTCAGCAACTACTCGGTGGTCGAAGATCCGGGCGGCACCCTCGCGGTGTTGCCGGTGGGCGCTGACGGCAAGCTCAAGCCAGTGGTGCAACTGAGCAGCCACCCGTCGAGCCGGGTCAATCCGGAGCGGCAGGCGTCGGCGCATGTGCATTCGACGATCTCCTCGCCGGACGGTAAGTACGTGTTCTCCAATGACCTGGGGGCGGACAAGATTTTTGTCTACCGCTTCAATCCCAAGGCCAATCCCGAACTGCCATTGACGCCTGCGACCCCGGCGTCGGTGTCGTTGCCGCCGGGCAGCGGGCCGCGTCATTTGCTGTTCAGTGCCGATGGCAAACATGCGTGGCTGAGCATGGAAATGACTGCTCAGGTCGCGGTGTTCGATTACCAGGATGGCACGCTCAAGCAAACCCAGATGGTGGATCTGGCGGCGGGGCAACCGACGTCCGACAAGGCCGGCGCGGCGTTGCACGCCTCAAAGGATGGCAAGTTCCTCTACGTCAGCAACCGTGGCACCGCCAATCAGTTGCTGGTGTTCTCTATCGACCCGGCCACCGCCCAGCTCAAGGAAATGCAACGCCGTTCCGTCGAGGGTGATCACCCGCGCGAGTTCAGCCTCGATCCGAGTGGCAAGTTCCTGTTGATCGCCAACCAGAAAAGCAACGAGATTGTCGTCGTCGAGCGCGACGCCAAGACCGGTCTTTTGGGCAAAACCGTGCAGAAATTGCCGATGGATGCCCCGAGCGATCTAAAGTTCTTGCTGCGTCAATAG